In Candidatus Cetobacterium colombiensis, one genomic interval encodes:
- a CDS encoding patatin-like phospholipase family protein: protein MDNVGLVLEGGGLRGIYTSGVLDYFLSKGLYFNYTIGVSAGAIYSASYASRQKRRNIDVVLKYINDERYMGYKYLVKKGSYINIDFAYKKMTYELSPFDFETFNQCNLEFKVGAFNCTRGKTDFFSKKDFKSVNDLLETLVASGSLPFFSKETYINEKAYLDGGIADPIPLSQSILDGNSKNVIILTEDEGYKKEPLKLQPLIKLYYRKYPKVADALLRRHLVYNRTLKDIKMLEEKGDVFVFRPSKVVVVDRLEKDLSKIKALYNLGIEDARQNYKRLVEWLNIEES from the coding sequence ATGGACAATGTAGGATTAGTATTAGAAGGAGGAGGACTACGAGGGATCTATACTTCAGGAGTTTTGGATTATTTCTTATCAAAAGGATTGTATTTTAATTATACCATTGGAGTTTCAGCAGGAGCTATATACTCAGCATCATATGCTTCAAGACAAAAGAGAAGAAATATTGATGTAGTTTTAAAATATATAAATGATGAAAGGTATATGGGATACAAATATTTAGTAAAAAAAGGAAGCTATATAAATATAGATTTTGCATATAAAAAGATGACCTATGAACTATCACCTTTTGATTTTGAAACTTTTAATCAGTGTAATTTAGAGTTTAAAGTGGGTGCTTTTAATTGTACAAGAGGAAAAACTGATTTTTTTTCAAAAAAAGATTTTAAAAGTGTAAATGATTTATTAGAAACTTTAGTTGCGTCAGGAAGTTTACCATTCTTTTCAAAAGAGACTTATATAAATGAAAAAGCTTATTTAGATGGAGGAATAGCAGATCCAATTCCTTTAAGTCAATCAATTTTAGATGGAAATAGTAAAAATGTAATTATATTAACTGAAGATGAGGGATATAAAAAAGAACCATTAAAACTTCAACCGTTGATAAAGTTATATTACAGAAAATATCCTAAGGTGGCAGACGCTTTATTGAGAAGACACTTAGTTTATAATAGAACTTTAAAAGATATAAAAATGCTTGAAGAAAAAGGAGATGTTTTTGTATTTAGACCAAGTAAAGTTGTAGTTGTAGATAGATTAGAAAAAGATCTTAGTAAGATAAAAGCACTTTATAATCTAGGAATAGAGGATGCAAGACAAAATTACAAGCGTTTAGTAGAATGGTTAAATATTGAAGAGAGCTAA